Genomic window (Candidatus Krumholzibacteriia bacterium):
GCGGCGTTCCAGCTCGATGCGCAGCTCGTCGACCTCGCCGTCGAGACGCTCGGCCAGACGTAAGGCCAGCGCGCGGTCGCGGAAGGCGCCGAACTGCAGGGCGAAGCCCTCGCGGCCTTCGTCCAGGTCGTGGGTCAGGCCCGCCGGAAGATCGTCGCTCCCGGTGGGCGTGTCACGGGTGACCCACGAGGCCTCCGCACTCTCGGGGTACTCGGACCGGAGACGACGGGCGTGTTCGTCGGCGGTGTCGGTGTCTCCGCGCTCGCGCGCGGCCCGCTCCAGGACGCTCAACGCCAGGCTCCCGGCCGACGGATCGTGGTCGAGCGAACGCTGGGCGTCTTCGGTCGCCGCCTCGGTCCGGCCGCCGCGCAGGGCGAGTTCGGCGAGGAGTGCGCGGGCCGTGGCGAAGACGGGCATGTCCGGCTCGATCGCTCGGAACGACCGGGTGGCGGCACCCGGCTGCCCGGCCGCCTGCTCGGCCATCCCGAGCCACAGCAACGCCGAACCGTCACCGACGTCGCGCCCCGGTCCGGTGAGCGGCCGCAGCAGTTCCGCTGCGGTCTGGTACCGGCCGCGGGCGAACTGCTCTCTCGCGCGCGCCATGGTGATCCGGCGCGCGAGGGCCGGGGAGTCCGCCCCCGACGCCAGGTCCAGGGCCTGCCGGTCGAAGCGATCGGGGTCGGTGTCCAGCTTCGCACGTAGCCATCGCGTACTGTCGCCCAGAGCGATGTCGCGGGACTTCCAATCGTCGAAGAGATCGGCTGCGAGCTGGTACCGACCCAGCCTGGTGAGTTCGACCATGCGTTCGTGCTGCTGCGCACCGCCGACCGCGACCATGGTGCCGGCGACGAGGAACAGGGCCAGGACGACGAACACGATCCGCGGAGTCTTCACTGGAGTCGCCCTCCCGGGATCGACGCGGGGGACTCCACCCGATTCGACGGCCTCGTCTCGGGAAGCACGGGCCGGAGCGGTCCGACGTATCCGCATCGGCCACACCCCGCGCGGGGCTCGACCTCCTCGGTCCCACACTCGGGGCAGCGCCAGGCGCGCGGACCGAAGGCGTCGGGCAACATCGACAGCAGCCCTCGGAGTTCGGACTCGTCGCCGCGGGCGTGCAGGTGTCGGATCCATCCGGCCCATGCGTCGGTCTGCGTCGATGCGCCGTCGGGTGCCTCCTCGAGCAACGCGAAGAATTCCTCGCGGTCACCTCGACGCAGACGCAGATCCGCCGTCGCCCGCCACAGCCACACGTCGTCGGGACGCTCGGCCCGCAGAGCCTCCATGGTGTCGACGAGAGCCTCCAACCGGCCCTTCTGCAGGGAAGCCTCGAGGACGCGCCCCAGCAGCAGCTCGCCGCCACCCGGGGCACGCCTCAGACCCGCGATCCAGTGGTCCACGGCGGTCTCGACCATCCCGGCATGCATCTCGGTGTCGCCGAGGACCACGTACCCCGCTGCCCGCGTCGGGTCGGTCTCGATGGCCGTGCGGGCCACCCGGGCCGCGGTCTGCACCTCGCCGGTGCGCAGGTGCTCGCGGGCGATCTCGGCCAGGCCGTCGGCCACCCGGGCCCGCCCCTCGGCGTCGTCGGGTTCCGACGCCACCCTTCGGACCAGCACGTCGACCGCGTCGGCGAAGCGCCGCAGCCGGACGAGCGCCCGCGCGCGGCGGTCGAGGATCTCGCTGTCCTCGTAGTGCTCGTCCAGGGCCGCCAGACGCGTCTCGGCGCGCTCGTCGTGGTCAGCAGCGAGCAGGTCGTCGACCAGCTCCAGCTCGACCAGGCGCCTCTGCTCCGGCGTGAGGCCCGTGCGGCCGAGCACTGCGTGGTGCAGGTGCAGAGCCTGCTCGATCTCCCCGTCCTCGCGCAGCAGGTGACCGAGCACCAGCATGGTCTCGACGTCGACGTCGGGGGCCTCGACCGCCGAGCGCAGGAGCCGGACGGCGTGGGTGCGATCCCCCCGGGCGAGTGCGAGCAGGGCGGCGGCCGGCCCCTCGACGGGGCGTCGCTTCACCGGTGCGCGCTGGAACAGCAGGGTGACCACGACGAGCACGATCACGATCGCGGCACCCAGCAGTCCGAGGGTCACGGCGTCGGGCATGGATCGACGGCCCCTGTCATCGGAGGAGGGCGCCCGTCGGCGCCACGGGTCAGGACTTCGGGTCGGGTCGGCCCGCAGGGTCGCCCACCGCGGGGGTCTCGTCCAGTCCCTGTAGCGGGGACTTGCGCAGGTGGTCGACCTCGCGCTTCAGCTTGCCCTGCTCGCGCAGGACCCGCGACACGCGCATCCGCCACTGCAGCTCACGCACCGCCGTGAAGGCCAGACCGAAGAACAGCCCCACGAGTGCCGACCCGAACATCACCAGGAACACGGGCACGTCGGTCGGGTGCCACCCCAGCAGGTGGATCTCGGCGACGACGGCGTCGTTGCTGACGGCCACGAAGACGAGCAGCGCCAGTAGGACGACGAACAGGATGATCTTAAGCAGCCACCACACGGTCGGCCTTCCAGACGAGAGCCTGCGGCTCTCCGAAGAAGTTGGTGCCCTCGACGCCGGTGATCCGCACGCGCAGCTCGTCGCCGACGTTCACGCCGGGACGGCGCGGAACGAGGACCTTGCGGTTGTTCAGGGTCCGTGCCCGATGGAACCCACGGCCCTTGTGATCGGTTCCCTCGATCGCGACCGTCCATTCCTCACCGACGAGCGACGAGGACAGGTCACGCCATATCGATTCCTGCAATCGGATGACCCGCTGCAGACGCTGGTCCTTCACCGCTTCGGGGACGTCGTCGACCAGGCGCGCCGCGGGCGTCGCCGGCCGCTCGGAGTACTTGAACATGAAGGCGCTGTCGTAGCGCACGTCTTCCATGACCCGCAACGTGGCCTCGAAATCCTCGTCGGTCTCGCCGCAGAAACCGACGATGATGTCGGTGCTGAAGGTCACGCCGTCGAGGAGTTCGCGGGAGCGCTCGACCACGTGCATGTAGTCGGCCAGCTTGTGACCGCGCTTCATGCGACGCAGCATGCGATCGCTGCCGCTCTGGATCGGCATGTGCAACCAGGGCGAGATCTCGTCGTGCGCGGCGATCGCTCGTAGGGTCTCCTCGGGGAAGTCGGTCGGGTGGCTCGTGAGGAAGCGCACCCGGCGGATGCCGTCGACCTCGGCCACACGCGCGATCAACTCGGCGAAACTGGCCTCGGGGTGGCGGTACGCGGTCACGTTCTGGCCGAGTAGCGTGACCTCGGCCCCGCCCACCTCGACGATCTTCTCGATCTCGCCGATCACCGTGTCGGGATGCTTGTGCCGCAGCACGCCGCGCGTGGACGGCACCACGCAGAAGGTGCAGCGGTAGTCGCAGCCCTGGGTGATCGACACGAAGTGGCTGTTGTTCGTGGGCGAGGTCTCGGGTTCGGCCTCGTAGGTGACGGTGCCGTCGACCTCGAGGTCGAACTGGGGCTTGCCCGTCCGCAGGTTCTCCTCCACCAGATCGGCGATGCGACCGTAGTTGTCGGTGCCGACGACCAGGTCCACCGCCTTCTTCCGCTTCTCGTGCAGCTCCTCGCCCATGCGCTGGGCCATGCAGCCGAGCACGCCGATGCGCACGTCGGAACGACGGTTCTTGTACTGCTGCAGCTCGCCGATGCGGCCGAGCACGCGCTGTTCGGCGTTGTCGCGGATCGCACACGTGTTCAGCAGCAGCAGGTCGGCGTCGGCCGGCGAGTCGACCTCGTGCCAGCCCGCGGTGCGCAGTCCATCGCGCACGGCGTGGCTGTCGTAGACGTTCATCTGGCAACCGTAGGTCTCGATGTAGACCCGTCGCGTGGTCGGCTCGCTCATGCGGCGGCTCCTGATCCCGAGGGGCTGCGGTGTGCTTCTTCGTGTCCGGCGCGCCGTCCGCGCAGGCGACCCCGTTCGTCGAGCGCGGTGACGTGGACCTCGACCGTGCGCCGGACCAGCTCCGGCGCGGCGTCGATCCACACCGTGGCGTAGTCGTCGAGCATCACCTCGGACAGTCCGTCGTCGGTGCCGGCGCCCTCGACGATCCCCCGCCAGCGGCGCCCGACGTGCCGGCGCAGGAAGTCCTCGCGCCTGGCCCGACCCTGGACGCGCAGGATCTCGGCCCGCTCCATGGCCACGGCCCGCGGGACCTTGTCGCCCATGCGCTCGGCGGCGGTGTTCGCGCGGTCGCTGTACGGGAAGACATGGTAGAAGTGGATCGGCAGCCGCTCAAGCAGGCTGCGGGTGGTCTCGAACTCGGCGTCGGTCTCGCCCGGGAATCCCACGATGACGTCGGCGCCGAAGCCGAAGTCGCCGTCGAGGGCCGCGACGTCCCGCACCAGGCGCTCGTAGTAGCCGGCCGAGTAGGCGCGCCGCATGCGGCGCAGCACCGTGTCGGCCCCCGACTGCAGGGGCAGGTGCAGGTAGCGGCACAGGCGCGGCTCGTCGACCAGGGCCCGCGCCAGCCGAAGGTCGACCTCACCGGGGTCGATGCTCGACAGACGGATCCGCACCGTCTCGGGGAGCACCGCGAGCAGCATGTGCAGCAGGTCCACGAGGTCGGTCGCGTGCTCGAGGTCGCGCCCGTAGTGGCCGATGTGCACGCCGGCCAGCACGATCTCCTCGTAGCCGTGGGCGGCGAGCTTCCGGGCCTGCTCGACCACGTCGCGCGGGGGCCGGCTGCGGCTCGGGCCGCGCGCGCGCCAGATCGCGCAGAAGGTGCAGCGCATGTCGCAGCCCTCCTGCACCTTGATCGTCGCGCGCGAGTAGTCGCCGAAGGAGTCGATCCACTCGGCCGCCATGCTCTGGCCGCGGCGGTAGCGGCCGACCTCGACCACGTCCTCGCCGGCCACGACCCGTGGCAGGTGGTCCGGGAGCGCGCGCTTCTCCTCGTTGCCCAGCACGGCGTCGATCTCGTCGCGTCCGGACAGGCCGTCGCCGGACAACTGCGCGTAGCAGCCCGCCAGGACCACGCGGGCCGACGGGTGGCGGCGCTTCACCGCGCGGGCCATCTGCCGGCACTTCTGCTCGGCGCGGGCGGTCACCGCGCAGGAGTTGATGACGTAGACGTCCGCGGCGTCGGTCCACCCCACGACCTCGGCGGCGGGAAGGTCGGTCTCGACCCGCAGGCGCATGCCCTCGGTCTCGAACTGGTTCAGCCGACAGCCCAGGGTGTGGAAGGCGACACGCATGACGCTCGGTCCGGGGGTGGGTACGAAGGAGCCCCGCCGAAGCGGGGCCCCATCTTCTTCCGAAGTGCTCCGGGACGCAATGCCCGGCCCGGATCAGGAGTCCTCGGCGGCGAGCTCGCGGTCGAGCTCGTCGTCCTTCTCCCGCTCCAGTTCCGCGATCTCCTCTTCGGTGAGCTCGCGCTTCGGGTGGGCCTCGACGAACTCCGCCTGCTCGTCCTGGTGCGACTCGAAGTACTTCGTGGCGCTCAGGACGATCTTGCGGTTCTCGGGCTGGATCTTGATCACCGTCAGCGGGATCTCGTCGCCCGGGCGGAAGTGCTCGATCGGACGTTCGATCCCCTCGATGCCCAGGTGCTGCAGGGGCACGAAGCCCTCGACCTGGTCGTCGATCTCGACGATCGCCCCGTGCTCGAGCGCCCGGACGATCGTGCCCTGGCACTCGGTGCCCGGCTCGAAGCGCTCGGCGAGCGTGTCCCACGGGTTGTCGACGAGCTGCTTGATCCCCAGGGAGATGCGACGCTTCTCCTTGTTGATGTCGAGGATCATGACGTCGATCGAGTCGCCCTTCTTGACGATCTCCTTGGGGTGACGCACGCGCTTGGTCCAGCTCATGTCGCTGATGTGGACCAGCCCGTCGATCCCGTCCTCGACCTCGACGAAGGCGCCGAAGTCGGTCAGGTTGCGCACCTTGCCCTCGATGACGGTTCCCGGCGGGTACTTGTTCGCCAGGCCCTCCCAGGGATCGGGCTCGGCCTGCTTCAGGCCCAGGGAGATCTTCTCGTTCTCCTTGTCGACCTTCAGCACCATGGCCTCGACCTCTTCGCCGATCGAGACGACCTTGCTCGGGTGGCGCACGTTGCGGGTCCAGCTCATCTCGCTGATGTGGATGAGACCCTCGATGCCCTTCTCGAGCTCGACGAAGGCGCCGTAGTTCGTGATCGACACGACCTTGCCCTTCACCACGTTGCCCTCGGGGTACTTGATGTCGACGTCCGTCCACGGATACGGCTGCAGTTGCTTCAGACCCAGGCTGATGCGCTCGCGATCACGATCGAACTCGAGCACCTTGACCTCGAGATCGTCGCCGATGCCGACCATCTCGCCAGGATTGTTCACACGACCCCAGCTCATGTCGGTGATGTGCAGCAGGCCGTCGATGCCGCCGAGATCGACGAAGGCACCGAAGTCCGTGATGTTCTTGACCACACCCTTGCGGATCTGACCCTTCTCGAGCTCGCCGATGAGCTTGCGCTTCTTCTTGTCGCGCTCGTCCTCGAGCACCACACGACGGCTGACCACGATGTTCCGGCGACGCTTGTTGATCTTGATGATACGGAACTCGAAGGTCTCACCGATGAGCGCGTCGAGATCGGGAACCTGACGCAGGGCGACCTGCGAACCGGGAAGGAACGCGTCGACGCCCATGAGGTTGACCACCAGGCCACCCTTGATGCGTCGCTCGACCACACCGTGCACGGTGCGCACGCGGTCGAAAGCGTACTTGATGTCTTCCCAGACCTTGAGGAAGTCGGCCTTCTCCTTGGACAGCGCGATCAGACCGTCCTGGTCCTCGATCGTCTCGAGGTACACGTCGTAGACGTCGCCGACCCGCACGCGGTCACTGCCGCGGAACTGGTCGAGCGGGATCGTGCCCTCGGACTTGAAGCCGACGTCGACGAGGATCTCGTTGTCACGGACGTCGACGACGGTTCCCTTGACGATCTGGCCTTCCTTGATCTCGGCCAGGGTCCCCTCGTAGAGCTGGATCATCTCCAGGAACTGATCGTCGGAGTACTCCTCCTCCTCGATCAGTTCGGGATTCACGATGTCCTTCGGATCGAAGGATTCGGTCAGGCGGGTTCCGGTCTGCGGGCGACCGCCGCGCGCATTGGCGTCGGCGCCGGCCTCCGGGTTCGAAGTGGATTGGGTGGACATTCTCGAACAACAACTCCTTCAACGTGGATTTGCCCGCGCGAAGCGGGCATCGCGGGAGTATAGGTCCGCGCGCGGCGCCCTGCAAGGCGCGCGCCCACCCGGAATCAGCCCGCGAATCGCTCCGCACGGTGCAGCAGGGCCTTGATCTGGGCCAGGTAGAGCTCGCCCACCCGGCCCTGGACCTGGGAGTCGTCCAGCCCCTGGGCCCGCAGCGCGTCGGTGGCACGCAGGTGGGTCGGCGGCCCGACCCAGACCTCGAAGCCGCCCCCGCGACCCCGCAATGCCCGCGCGTGTTCGGTCGTACCCCGGACCAGACAGGGCAGATAGGCCGCCCCCGTGGTCATCGAGAGCAGGCCCAGCCCCCGCTTCACGGGCCCCGGCCGCCCCGGCGGCTTACGCGTGCCCTCGGGGAAGATCATGACGTTGCCGCCGGCGCCCAGGATCGCCTCGGCGATGGCGAAGGCCTCGGCGTCGAAGCGCCCCCGCACGATCGGGATCACGCCGTAGAAGCGCAAGAAGGCCCCCAGCAGGCCCTTGAAGAGCTCTCGCTTGGCGATGAACGACACCTGGCGGTCGATCTGGCTGCCGAGGACGATCGGGTCCCAGTAGGAGTTGTGGTTGCAGGCGACGATGAGCGGCGCCTCGATCTCCTGGTGCGCCGCCCCGAAGATCCGCATGCGGTACGGGATCTTCACGGCGGCCCGGATCACGGCCTTGGTGATCCGGTAGCTGATCTGACGGTAGCGGAAGGGCTTCAGCCGCGCCCGAGGGACCCGCCGTGGACGGCAGGCCTCGGCGTGGGCACACACGCGGTCGACGACCTGCTCGAAGTCCAGGCCCGTGGTGTCGACCACCGCGGCGTCGGGCGGAATGCGCAGGGGGCTCTCCGCGCGGCCCGAATCACGGCGGTCGCGCTCCGTGAGTTCGGCCACCACCCGTTCCAGCACCGCCGGGTCGTCGCCCCGGCCGGCCTGCAGGGCGCGGCGGCGGGCGCGCTCCTGCACCGAAGCGTCCAGGTAGACCTTCGCGCGGGCCAGGGGCAGGACCTGGGTGCCGATGTCGCGGCCCTCCATGACCACGCCGCCCGAGTGCTCCCAGCTCGCCACGCGCTGGCGGCGCTGCATGGCGGCCCGCACCTCCGGGTGCGCGCTCACCCCCGAGACCTCGGCGTCGACGCTGGCCGATCGGATGGTGTCGCCGGCCCGCCGGCCGTCGACGACCAGATCGCTACCCTCGAAGTGCAGTCGCAGGCTCTCGAGCCGCCGCGCCAGGGCGGGGCCGTCTTCGAGGGCCAAACCTTCCTGCAGGGCGGCGTGGGTGAGGGCGCGGTACATGGCACCGGTGTCGACGTGGGCCAGGCCCAGCCGCTCGGCGACGGCGCGGGCCACCGAGCTCTTCCCCGAGCCGGCCGGGCCGTCGATCGCCACGTGCAGAGGGTCGAATTCCGGAGTCACGCGCGCAGTCCTTCGAGGTCGTGGCCGAAGCCGGGGTGCGACACGGCGGCCGCGGTGAGGTCGACGGTGATCGGCCCGGCGCCGTCGCGGGCGCTCACGCCGGCGGCCAGGACGGTGGCGGCCATGGCGATGCGATGGTCGTCGGTGGCGGGCAGGGCCGCCGTCGGACGGCGCGGGCCTCCGCCGTGGACCACGAGCCGGTCGTCGGTGCTCTCGCTGTCGACACCGAACACGCCCAGCAACGCCTGCATGGACGCCACGCGGTCGCTCTCCTTCACGCGCAGCTCGGCCACGCCGTCGAAGACCGAAGTGCCGGGTGCGAAGGCCGCACAGGCCACAAGCGCCGGCACCTCGTCGATCAGCGAGGGCACCACCGTTGCCTCGACGTGCAGCGGAGTCCAGACCGGTGCTGCCTCCACCGTGAGGTCGGCGGTGGTCTCGCCGGCGTGTTCGCGGGGCGCGCCCCAATCCGCCCCTGCCCCCGCAGCACGCAACGTCTCGACGAAGCCCGTGCGCGTGGAATTGCAGAGGACGTGGGAGAACGTCACCCGGCTGTGCGGCGTGACCGCCACCACCGCCGCCACCAGCGCCGCGGACGACGGGTCGGCCGGAACGTCGACGTCGAGCGCCCGCAGCGCCCGCGTCGCCCCGACCGCGGCGTGTCCGGGGGCCGCGTCGATCGGGGCGCCCATGGCCGCGAGCATGCGTTCGGTGTGGTCACGGCTCGCGCCCGGCTCGACCACCTCGACCGCCCGGCCCGAGAGCAACCCGGCCAGCAGCAGACAGGACTTCACCTGTGCCGAAGCGACACGGATCTCGAAGCGCCCTCCCCGGTGGACGGGGCCGGTGATCACCAACGGCGGCCGCGCGCCGTTGGTCGGGCCCTCGACCCGCGCCCCCATCGCCCGCAGTGGCACGGCCACCCGCTCCATGGGCCGTCGACCCAGGCTGGCGTCGCCGTCGAGCGTGCTGGTGAAGGGCTGTCCGGCACAGACGCCGGCGAGCAGGCGCAT
Coding sequences:
- a CDS encoding SPOR domain-containing protein; translated protein: MKTPRIVFVVLALFLVAGTMVAVGGAQQHERMVELTRLGRYQLAADLFDDWKSRDIALGDSTRWLRAKLDTDPDRFDRQALDLASGADSPALARRITMARAREQFARGRYQTAAELLRPLTGPGRDVGDGSALLWLGMAEQAAGQPGAATRSFRAIEPDMPVFATARALLAELALRGGRTEAATEDAQRSLDHDPSAGSLALSVLERAARERGDTDTADEHARRLRSEYPESAEASWVTRDTPTGSDDLPAGLTHDLDEGREGFALQFGAFRDRALALRLAERLDGEVDELRIELERRDEAPLYRVVGGRYLTRAQAERAQRSLRDEGWTTLVLSPTRGGR
- a CDS encoding tetratricopeptide repeat protein, which gives rise to MPDAVTLGLLGAAIVIVLVVVTLLFQRAPVKRRPVEGPAAALLALARGDRTHAVRLLRSAVEAPDVDVETMLVLGHLLREDGEIEQALHLHHAVLGRTGLTPEQRRLVELELVDDLLAADHDERAETRLAALDEHYEDSEILDRRARALVRLRRFADAVDVLVRRVASEPDDAEGRARVADGLAEIAREHLRTGEVQTAARVARTAIETDPTRAAGYVVLGDTEMHAGMVETAVDHWIAGLRRAPGGGELLLGRVLEASLQKGRLEALVDTMEALRAERPDDVWLWRATADLRLRRGDREEFFALLEEAPDGASTQTDAWAGWIRHLHARGDESELRGLLSMLPDAFGPRAWRCPECGTEEVEPRAGCGRCGYVGPLRPVLPETRPSNRVESPASIPGGRLQ
- a CDS encoding LapA family protein, giving the protein MWWLLKIILFVVLLALLVFVAVSNDAVVAEIHLLGWHPTDVPVFLVMFGSALVGLFFGLAFTAVRELQWRMRVSRVLREQGKLKREVDHLRKSPLQGLDETPAVGDPAGRPDPKS
- the miaB gene encoding tRNA (N6-isopentenyl adenosine(37)-C2)-methylthiotransferase MiaB; amino-acid sequence: MSEPTTRRVYIETYGCQMNVYDSHAVRDGLRTAGWHEVDSPADADLLLLNTCAIRDNAEQRVLGRIGELQQYKNRRSDVRIGVLGCMAQRMGEELHEKRKKAVDLVVGTDNYGRIADLVEENLRTGKPQFDLEVDGTVTYEAEPETSPTNNSHFVSITQGCDYRCTFCVVPSTRGVLRHKHPDTVIGEIEKIVEVGGAEVTLLGQNVTAYRHPEASFAELIARVAEVDGIRRVRFLTSHPTDFPEETLRAIAAHDEISPWLHMPIQSGSDRMLRRMKRGHKLADYMHVVERSRELLDGVTFSTDIIVGFCGETDEDFEATLRVMEDVRYDSAFMFKYSERPATPAARLVDDVPEAVKDQRLQRVIRLQESIWRDLSSSLVGEEWTVAIEGTDHKGRGFHRARTLNNRKVLVPRRPGVNVGDELRVRITGVEGTNFFGEPQALVWKADRVVAA
- the mtaB gene encoding tRNA (N(6)-L-threonylcarbamoyladenosine(37)-C(2))-methylthiotransferase MtaB — encoded protein: MRVAFHTLGCRLNQFETEGMRLRVETDLPAAEVVGWTDAADVYVINSCAVTARAEQKCRQMARAVKRRHPSARVVLAGCYAQLSGDGLSGRDEIDAVLGNEEKRALPDHLPRVVAGEDVVEVGRYRRGQSMAAEWIDSFGDYSRATIKVQEGCDMRCTFCAIWRARGPSRSRPPRDVVEQARKLAAHGYEEIVLAGVHIGHYGRDLEHATDLVDLLHMLLAVLPETVRIRLSSIDPGEVDLRLARALVDEPRLCRYLHLPLQSGADTVLRRMRRAYSAGYYERLVRDVAALDGDFGFGADVIVGFPGETDAEFETTRSLLERLPIHFYHVFPYSDRANTAAERMGDKVPRAVAMERAEILRVQGRARREDFLRRHVGRRWRGIVEGAGTDDGLSEVMLDDYATVWIDAAPELVRRTVEVHVTALDERGRLRGRRAGHEEAHRSPSGSGAAA
- a CDS encoding 30S ribosomal protein S1, with protein sequence MSTQSTSNPEAGADANARGGRPQTGTRLTESFDPKDIVNPELIEEEEYSDDQFLEMIQLYEGTLAEIKEGQIVKGTVVDVRDNEILVDVGFKSEGTIPLDQFRGSDRVRVGDVYDVYLETIEDQDGLIALSKEKADFLKVWEDIKYAFDRVRTVHGVVERRIKGGLVVNLMGVDAFLPGSQVALRQVPDLDALIGETFEFRIIKINKRRRNIVVSRRVVLEDERDKKKRKLIGELEKGQIRKGVVKNITDFGAFVDLGGIDGLLHITDMSWGRVNNPGEMVGIGDDLEVKVLEFDRDRERISLGLKQLQPYPWTDVDIKYPEGNVVKGKVVSITNYGAFVELEKGIEGLIHISEMSWTRNVRHPSKVVSIGEEVEAMVLKVDKENEKISLGLKQAEPDPWEGLANKYPPGTVIEGKVRNLTDFGAFVEVEDGIDGLVHISDMSWTKRVRHPKEIVKKGDSIDVMILDINKEKRRISLGIKQLVDNPWDTLAERFEPGTECQGTIVRALEHGAIVEIDDQVEGFVPLQHLGIEGIERPIEHFRPGDEIPLTVIKIQPENRKIVLSATKYFESHQDEQAEFVEAHPKRELTEEEIAELEREKDDELDRELAAEDS
- the cmk gene encoding (d)CMP kinase, coding for MTPEFDPLHVAIDGPAGSGKSSVARAVAERLGLAHVDTGAMYRALTHAALQEGLALEDGPALARRLESLRLHFEGSDLVVDGRRAGDTIRSASVDAEVSGVSAHPEVRAAMQRRQRVASWEHSGGVVMEGRDIGTQVLPLARAKVYLDASVQERARRRALQAGRGDDPAVLERVVAELTERDRRDSGRAESPLRIPPDAAVVDTTGLDFEQVVDRVCAHAEACRPRRVPRARLKPFRYRQISYRITKAVIRAAVKIPYRMRIFGAAHQEIEAPLIVACNHNSYWDPIVLGSQIDRQVSFIAKRELFKGLLGAFLRFYGVIPIVRGRFDAEAFAIAEAILGAGGNVMIFPEGTRKPPGRPGPVKRGLGLLSMTTGAAYLPCLVRGTTEHARALRGRGGGFEVWVGPPTHLRATDALRAQGLDDSQVQGRVGELYLAQIKALLHRAERFAG
- the aroA gene encoding 3-phosphoshikimate 1-carboxyvinyltransferase, with amino-acid sequence MNPSGPTVAVDGSRPLRGELRPVGDKSITHRALLFNAVADGTATVHGGNPGADARSTASCLRALGVRIDEEGTGAWTVHGRGFRLRPATDALDCGNSGTTMRLLAGVCAGQPFTSTLDGDASLGRRPMERVAVPLRAMGARVEGPTNGARPPLVITGPVHRGGRFEIRVASAQVKSCLLLAGLLSGRAVEVVEPGASRDHTERMLAAMGAPIDAAPGHAAVGATRALRALDVDVPADPSSAALVAAVVAVTPHSRVTFSHVLCNSTRTGFVETLRAAGAGADWGAPREHAGETTADLTVEAAPVWTPLHVEATVVPSLIDEVPALVACAAFAPGTSVFDGVAELRVKESDRVASMQALLGVFGVDSESTDDRLVVHGGGPRRPTAALPATDDHRIAMAATVLAAGVSARDGAGPITVDLTAAAVSHPGFGHDLEGLRA